The genomic stretch CGCTCCAATTGGAGTTAACACCGTCACTTGAACTCGTCCACCACTTGTGTTTAAGTGCAACCCATCAAACGGAAGTGTAATTTTGTAATCAAATGCTTTTGGATTCCCTTTGACCGGATACAATTTGTGCTCATAGGATAAATGATATGTGTTCGGTGCATCTGGAATTGGAGTAAGCGTAGATTTCTTTAACACTGTGCGCAATAATAGCTTCGCTGCATCCATCTTCACTTCTTCAAGATTTTCTGCTTCAGCTTGTTGCAGAACATCTTCTGTACCTTTTAGCACATTTTCTGCTAGTGTCGGTAACATTGTAATACCTGTTGCATCAAACATTGCTAATACTTCTGGTGGAACGGAAACTCCGGCTGGAACATACCATGACCATTCAGTTGGAAGCGGTTCTGTTGTAACAAGTAATGTTTCAACTCGTGCGATATCGTATTTGCCTCCGTTATAACGAGACGTTCCAGTAATTGATACGGTTAAATCTTGTAATTGAATTTTCATTTGAAATTCCCCCTAATAATTTTATAATCACATGACTTGTCCGACGAGCAGCAATTTTTATCTGTTTTTACGTTTTCAACATCAGCCCATTTCATAAATTACGCTGTCACCGTAATTTTTTATTCTAAAATAAATATAAAACGTAGAAAAATATAAGTCAATACATTTTTACGCCTTGAACGTAAAAAATAAAATATGTTACACTGAGAGCGTAGGAGGAATCACTTATGAAACTTGGAGAACGTTTAAAATCACTTAGAAAATCAGCAGGATTAACACTTGCACAACTAAAAGATGCTACAGGACTTTCTGTGTCTTATTTATCAGATCTTGAACGTGGAAGAACAAATCCTTCGGTGAAAACACTTAACAAACTTGCCAGCATCTATAAAATTTCTGTTTCTTCTTTAACCGAAGGGGTTGAAGGATACGGAGTTAATAACGATGAAGAGTTAATTCCTGAAAGTTTACTTGCATTAAAAGACGATACGGATATCGGAAAACACATTACGGATGAAGATCTTTATTCTCTTAACAGAATTTCATTAAGAGGTAAACAACCTCAAACAGCATTGGAATGGAAGGAGATCTACTTGTATTTAAAAAGAATGCTGCCAGGAGATGAGTAAATGGATATTCCTCGGAATTTGAGAGAGCGTATGGAACAACTGGTACAGAATACATTAAAAGATTTCAATATAATAGGTTTCACAACACCTGAAGATGTAGCACAAAGATTGGGTTTGACCATTCACAACGGAAAACTTCAACAAGTTGATGGGGCATTCGATGAAGAAACAAAAGTCATTTTAATAAATGACAATGTAAGACTTGATCAAAGAAGACGCTTCACATTATTTCACGAAATTTGCCATTACCTACTTCGTCATGATGATGAATTCTTTTCTGATTTAAACGACTTATATGAAGATGATGAAGAATTTAGAAAGGTTGAAGAAAGACTTTGTGATATGGGTGCAATAGAATTCGCTGCTCCAAAAGAAGAGGTCCAAGCATTAATTAATGAACACGGCTTTTCTATTCATTTATTGTTCGAACTTGAAGAAAAATTTCACTTGTCCAAGCAAAGCGCAATGTGGCGGTTAGCAGAATGTGCTCCTCATTCTTGTATCCTGGCTATTTGCCGAGCTGATTTTGATATTTTTCCTCTATTAAAATTAGTACCAAAAGAAATTAAAATTGAGAATGCTTGGAATTCTGAATGGACGCCATATAAATTGAGAAAAGAAACGTCAATCCCTAAAGATCACCCTATTTGGACGACATCAGATTCTTTTGACGAATACTTTTCTTTCGAAGATACTTATATTCAATATTATTCAGGAAGTCAAATGGAAGCAAATGTAGAAGGTGTATGGATAAATGGTCGAGCTTATATCGTTTTTGATTTAATATAAAAATAAAAAAACAAGCAAATTTGCAGATTATAAATTTAAAATCTACATTTTGCTTGTTTTTCTATTTTTTATTTTTTATTGATTTTTATTTACTTCATCAAACCCGGATGCCTTGAGTAATTCATATACATGCTCACCCATATATCCTTCAAGTTGATCACGAAATAAATCGTCTTCAAGGATTTTACCAAAGAAGCCTTGATTCTTTTCAAATCCTTCAACAACATAATCCATAAAACGTTTACGAAAACCTAGAATAAAGTCATCAAGCGAGTTGTTTTGTGCCTGAGTTCTGAGGGTTTGATCTTCTTTTGCCGTTTCAATGATTTGCTGGATGTTTAGCTTTTCATGCTCACCGAATTCGGTCCCATTTTTAGAGTTCAGTCTTTCGAGAATTGCAGTAAGAGGATCTGTTGGCGGCTCTTCATTGCCTTTTCCGCCACTAACATTAATTTCAACAAAATAATCCTCTTCATCTTCCCCAAGTGTAATATTCGTGTCGCCTTTTTTCTTTTTTAAGGAGTAATATTCAAGCACTATTTTATCCTCTAGATTTACAGGAGGGCTACCCTTAATTGATATCTTCTTTAATAAATAGCGAAGATACACAAACAACTTATGCAGTTCAACATCTTTAAATGGTGTGATTTGTAGAACAAACATATAGACGCTATTAAACTTTTTAGCTTTACTCACAAAATCTCGCTGTTCTTCATCGCTTAAACGTTTATAGCGATCCACAGCTGAGTCAATGTAGTTATTCGAGAGCTCCGTATCGCGCTTCGTTTTCTTTTCTTTATAGATGATTTCAACGAATTTATCCACTTCATCATCCATTAGAATCATATAATTATCAATTTCTTGTTGTATGCTATAAAGCTCGTTTGGTTCAACGTCACCTTTTAATACGGTGTCTTCATAATAAGGTTCAAACGATTTACGAATATCATCCGGGTCATTTACAAAATCTAAGATGAATGTATCTTCTTTGTCAGGATGTGTGCGATTAAGTCGTGATAGTGTTTGAACAGCTTTTAATCCTGTCAGTTTTTTATCAACAAACATCGTATGCAGCTTAGGTTGATCAAACCCGGTTTGATACTTTTCCGCAACAAGCAATACTTGATATTCATCACTATCAAACTTCTTCGGTAATTGCTTTTCCGGAAATTTGTTCATACCAGGTTCTGTGTATTCATCGCCACTATCTTTCACAGTACCTGAGAACGCTACGAGCGCTTTCATATCCTTATAACCCTTTTTCTTTATGTAGGCATCAAACGCTAGTTTGTAACGAACAGCGTGCAAACGGGAAGCGGTAACAACCATCGCTTTAGCTTGT from Falsibacillus pallidus encodes the following:
- a CDS encoding ImmA/IrrE family metallo-endopeptidase — protein: MDIPRNLRERMEQLVQNTLKDFNIIGFTTPEDVAQRLGLTIHNGKLQQVDGAFDEETKVILINDNVRLDQRRRFTLFHEICHYLLRHDDEFFSDLNDLYEDDEEFRKVEERLCDMGAIEFAAPKEEVQALINEHGFSIHLLFELEEKFHLSKQSAMWRLAECAPHSCILAICRADFDIFPLLKLVPKEIKIENAWNSEWTPYKLRKETSIPKDHPIWTTSDSFDEYFSFEDTYIQYYSGSQMEANVEGVWINGRAYIVFDLI
- a CDS encoding helix-turn-helix domain-containing protein; its protein translation is MKLGERLKSLRKSAGLTLAQLKDATGLSVSYLSDLERGRTNPSVKTLNKLASIYKISVSSLTEGVEGYGVNNDEELIPESLLALKDDTDIGKHITDEDLYSLNRISLRGKQPQTALEWKEIYLYLKRMLPGDE